In one window of Hyla sarda isolate aHylSar1 chromosome 1, aHylSar1.hap1, whole genome shotgun sequence DNA:
- the LOC130276985 gene encoding zinc finger protein 300-like isoform X6 has product MYHADSEARQDYPLQLTQLSPLLLNDPPRMDKDRNEMTKRILHFTLEILHLLTGEDYTIVKKTWGECVAPSSYLHESGGWSRARGPIMEPPPHSLIHEEKILELTHRITELLTGEDNTIVKKSTVESVTPHESKGLSRVQGPKTEPPPHSLIHKQKIQELIHRITELLTGEVPIRCQDVAVYFSMEEWEYVEGHKDLYQDIVMMEDHRPLTSQDGVIDSNPPERCPRPLSSQDFPEGNVPENHQGEDLMDIKVEVKDEAEDEQRYGVIDKNPPERCPRPLYSQDCPEGNVPENYQGENLDEIEAEVKVEAEEEFLPEKYQGGDLTNNKVEDEEERMRGHHPCMSEVKEEIPGGVTSGPENQNTIEVVLSEEEGYGGNKKRSRHSAKISRPGRGRSDSTVVISRKGSGSQMMLSEEEYGGGKKERSQLTSKNSTPARGRSTFTSVVSSKTENSNMNYDGTFMLSLNYEEDEGMINLNGRTASHDPPRHKESSPDQSQIDTSTGQKGGKQIQCDDCGKEFTKREDLWKHRRIHTRKKPYPCSECGRCFADKTNLIIHERIHTGEKPFSCSECGKSFSRKSILVKHETTHTGEKPYSCSECEKCFACKAHLERHMRIHTGEKPYSCSECGKCFADKAHLVVHERSHTGEKPFSCLECGKSFTNKPGLVIHERSHTGEKPYSCSECEKCFTDKSSLVTHQRSHTGEKPFSCSECGKYFVNQSSLAAHKRRHTGEKPHSCSECGKCFTDRFTLNIHERNHTGERPFSCSECGKSFISKSYLLVHERCHKVEKQYPCSECGKCFITRFRLKNHQKNHQSHQK; this is encoded by the exons gattacaccatagtgaagaagacatggggggagtgtgtggcccccagcagcTATCTCCATGAATCAGGAGGATggagcagggcccggggccccatcatggagcctccacctcactcactgatacatgaggagaagatcctagaactcacccacaggatcacggagctgctgactggagag GACAATACAATAGTGAAGAAGTCAACTGTAGAGAGTGTCACCCCCCATGAGTCAAAAGGGTTGAGCAGAGTCCAGGgtcccaaaacggagcctccacctcacTCACTGATACATAAGCAGAagatccaagaactcatccacaggatcactgagctgctgactggagag gttcctataaggtgtcaggatgtggcggtctatttctccatggaggagtgggagtatgtagaaggacacaaggatctgtaccaggacatagtcatgatggaggatcaccggcccctcacatcacaag atggagtcattgatagtaatccacccgagaggtgtccccgtcctctgtctTCCCAGGACtttccagagggaaatgtcccagagaaccaTCAG ggTGAAGATCTCATGGATATTAAGGTTGAGGTTAAGGATGAAGCAGAAGACGAACAGCGGT atggagtcattgataaaaatccacccgagaggtgtccccgtcctctgtattcccaggactgtccagagggaaatgtcccagagaactATCAG GGTGAAAATCTGGATGAAATTGAGGCTGAGGTAAAAGTTGAAGCAGAAGAGGAGTTTCTCCCAGAGAAGtatcag gggggagatctgactaataataaagtagaggatgaagaagagaggatgaggggccatcacccgtgtatgagtgaagtgaaggaggaaattccaggaggtgttacctcag GACCTGAGAATCAAAACACAATTGAGGTGGTGTTATCAGAAGAGGAGGGTTATGGCGGCAATAAAAAGCGGAGCCGACATTCTGCAAAAATATCAAGACCTGGAAGAGGCAGATCTGATTCTACTGTGGTCATCTCCAGAAAAG GATCTGGGAGCCAGATGATGTTATCGGAGGAGGAATATGGTGGTGGAAAAAAAGAGCGGAGCCAACTTACATCGAAAAATTCAACACCTGCCCGGGGCAGATCTACTTTTACTTCTGTGGTCAGCTCAAAAACAG AAAATTCCAATATGAACTATGATGGAACGTTCATGTTATCACTAAATTATGAAGAAGACGAAGGTATGATTAACCTTAACGGAAGAACTGCATcacatgacccccctaggcataaGGAATCTTCTCCTGACCAATCACAGATTGATACAAGTACAGGTCAGAAAGGGGGGAAGCAGATTCAATGTGATGACTGTGGAAAAGAGTTTACAAAAAGAGAAGATCTTTGGAAACACAGAAGAATTCATACAAGAAAGAAGCCatatccatgttcagaatgtgggagatGCTTTGCAGACAAAACAAATCTtattatacatgagagaattcacacaggagaaaaaccattttcatgttcagaatgtgggaaaagtttttCCAGGAAATCGATTCTGGTAAAACATGAAACAactcatacaggagagaagccgtattcatgttctgaatgtgaaaaatgttttgcaTGTAAAGCACATCTTGAGAGACAtatgagaattcacacaggagagaagccgtattcatgttcagaatgtggaaaatgttttgcagACAAGGCACATCTTGTtgtacatgagagaagtcacacaggagagaagccattttcatgtttagaatgtgggaaatctttTACAAATAAACCAGGTCTTGTTATTCATGAGAGAagtcatacaggagagaagccatattcgtgttcagaatgtgagaaatgttttacagATAAATCTAGTCTTGTTACACATCaacgaagtcacacaggagagaagccgttttcatgttcagaatgtggaaaatattttGTAAATCAGTCGAGTCTCGCTGCTCATAAGAGAcgacacacaggagagaagccacattcgtgttcagaatgtgggaaatgttttacagataGATTCACTCTCAATATACACGAGcgaaatcacacaggagagaggccattttcatgttcagaatgtgggaaaagttttatAAGCAAATCATATCTTCTTGTACACGAGAGATGTCACAAAGTAGAGAAGCAatatccatgttcagaatgtgggaaatgttttattactAGATTTAGATTAAAGAATCATCAGAAAAATCACCAGAGTCATcagaaataa